In the genome of Raphanus sativus cultivar WK10039 chromosome 4, ASM80110v3, whole genome shotgun sequence, one region contains:
- the LOC108850634 gene encoding proline--tRNA ligase, cytoplasmic-like, giving the protein MSKSEEEDIATSTSSQSLQVPGKETEASVFAKRKEKEMKKETRLGISAKKEEDFASWYSQACRFGELITLSDTKGLYILEPTATKIWNILRSYMDAELEKLGNVEEKKFPMLIKRDSLEKEKDHIEGFKPEVAWVTRAGEHDLPTPYALRPTSETIIYPYFRNRIRTHRDLPMKVNQWVNVVRWEVSDPIPLIRGREFDWQEGHSAFATKEEADEEVLEVLNVYSRVYEDLLAVPVIKGRKSEKEKFAGADYTTSVEAFVPATGRGVQAATSHCLGQNFAKMFEITFEDKEVRKDKKKSMVWQNSWGLSTRSIGVMVMTHGDDKGLVLPPKVARYQVVVIPVPFKGADTKRISRECQAVRASLQGAGVRAVVDERENYACGWKYADWEMKGVPLRIELGPRDLEKNQVRVARRDTGAKMDVLRVDLVERVKDLLEEIQRDLYAVAKRRLEESIQKVETWDEFKEALRGKKLVLAPWCDEVEVENGVKENTKGENEAGAKTLCTPFEQPELREDTLCFASGKPAKKWTYWGRSY; this is encoded by the coding sequence ATGTCGAagtcagaagaagaagatatcgCTACTAGTACTAGTTCGCAATCCCTACAAGTTCCTGGAAAAGAAACAGAAGCCTCTGTTTTTgctaaaagaaaagagaaagagatgaagaaagagACTCGTCTCGGAATCTCtgcaaagaaagaagaagacttCGCGAGTTGGTACTCTCAGGCTTGCAGATTCGGTGAGCTCATAACCCTCTCCGACACAAAAGGACTCTACATCCTAGAGCCAACAGCAACAAAGATCTGGAACATCCTAAGAAGTTACATGGACGCAGAGCTCGAAAAGTTAGGTAACGTGGAGGAAAAGAAATTCCCCATGTTAATAAAACGTGATTCCCTCGAGAAGGAGAAGGACCACATCGAAGGGTTCAAGCCTGAGGTTGCTTGGGTCACAAGAGCAGGTGAACATGATCTCCCAACACCGTACGCTCTACGTCCAACCAGCGAGACCATCATCTACCCTTACTTCAGAAACAGGATTAGGACACACCGTGATCTCCCGATGAAGGTTAACCAGTGGGTTAACGTTGTTAGATGGGAGGTTAGCGACCCTATCCCGTTGATCAGAGGTCGCGAGTTCGATTGGCAGGAAGGTCACAGTGCCTTCGCCACCAAGGAAGAGGCTGATGAAGAGGTTCTTGAAGTTTTGAACGTCTACTCTCGTGTCTACGAAGATCTTCTTGCGGTTCCTGTGATAAAAGGTCGAAAGAGCGAGAAGGAGAAGTTTGCTGGTGCGGATTACACCACAAGCGTCGAGGCTTTCGTGCCAGCTACTGGTCGTGGTGTACAAGCAGCGACCTCGCATTGTTTAGGACAGAACTTTGCGAAGATGTTTGAAATCACATTTGAAGACAAGGAAGTGAGGAAAGACAAGAAGAAGTCAATGGTGTGGCAGAACTCGTGGGGTTTAAGTACAAGATCGATAGGAGTGATGGTTATGACACATGGAGATGACAAAGGCTTGGTGTTGCCTCCAAAAGTGGCACGTTATCAAGTCGTTGTGATCCCTGTTCCTTTCAAAGGTGCTGATACCAAAAGGATCTCTCGAGAGTGTCAAGCTGTTAGAGCCTCATTGCAAGGTGCTGGGGTACGTGCTGTAGTTGATGAGCGAGAGAACTACGCTTGTGGGTGGAAGTATGCAGACTGGGAGATGAAAGGAGTGCCTTTGAGAATCGAACTCGGTCCAAGAGATTTGGAGAAGAATCAGGTGAGAGTGGCGAGGCGTGACACTGGAGCGAAGATGGATGTGTTGAGAGTGGACTTGGTTGAGAGAGTCAAGGACTTGTTGGAAGAGATACAGAGAGATCTCTATGCTGTGGCGAAGAGGAGGCTTGAAGAAAGCATTCAGAAGGTTGAAACTTGGGATGAGTTTAAGGAAGCTCTGAGAGGGAAGAAGCTGGTTTTAGCTCCATGGTGTGATGAAGTTGAGGTGGAGAATGGTGTAAAGGAGAATACTAAAGGTGAAAACGAAGCAGGAGCTAAGACTCTATGCACTCCCTTTGAACAGCCTGAACTAAGGGAAGACACTTTGTGCTTTGCATCAGGAAAGCCAGCCAAGAAGTGGACCTATTGGGGAAGAAGTTACTAA
- the LOC108854366 gene encoding ARF guanine-nucleotide exchange factor GNL1, with amino-acid sequence MRYQNHHPSGSSNSFHGGEFNKPSKVAVASMINSEIGAVLAVMRRNVRWGVRYIADDDQLEHSLIHSLKELRKQIFSWQSNWQNVDPKSYIQPFLDVILSDETGAPITGVALSSVYKILTLDVFTLDTVNVGEAMHIIVDAVKSCRFEVTDPASEEVVLMKILQVLLACIKCKAASGLSNQDICTIVNTCLRVVHQSSSKSELLQRIARHTMHELVRCIFSQLPYISPLANESELHVGDKVGTVDWDQNPVENKVGNGSIDGVSDTLGTDRDSPSSEMVIPETVLKNDEKGSEVSDDVHVAANGEDAMLAPFGIPCMVEILHFLCTLLNIGENSEVSSRSNPIAVDEDVPLFALGLINSAIELGGSSFREHPKLLSLIQDELFCNLMQFGMSMSPLILSTVCSIVLNIYLTLRTELKVQLEAFFSCVLLRIAQSKHGSSYQQQEVAMEALVDLCRQHTFMAEMFANFDCDITCSNVFEDVSNLLSKSAFPVNGPLSAMHILALDGLISMVQGMAERVGEELPGSDVSTHEEGYEAFWTLRCENYGDPNLWVPFVRKSKHIKKKLMVGADHFNSDPKKGLQQLQAMHLLPEELDPKSVACFFRYTCGIDKNLIGDFLGNHDQFCVQVLHEFAKTFDFQNMNLDNALRLFVGTFRLPGESQKIQRVLEAFSERYYEQSPQILIDKDAALLLSYSIILLNTDHHNTQVKKKMTEEDFIRNNRCINGGADLPREYLSELYHSICDSEIQMIPDQGTGFQMMTSSRWISVIYKSKETSPYIICDSASYLDRDMFHIVSGPTIAATSVVFEQAEQEDVLQRCVDGLLAIAKLSAYYHLNSVLDDLVVSLCKFTPFFASLSVDEAVLAFGEDARARMSTEAVFLIANKYGDYITSGWKNILECVLSLHKLQILPAHIASDAADDPEEERPLANPLSVVSQVQPSETPRKSSSFIGRFSQLLSFDMEETKPLPTEEELAAYKHARGIVKDCHIDSIFSDSKFLQAESLQQLVNSLIKAAAKDEASAVFCLELLIAVTLNNRDRILLIWQTVYEHISGIVQSTSTPCPLVEKAVFGVLKICQRLLPYKENLTDELLKLLQLVLKLDARVADAYCEPITQEVARLVKANASHVRSHVGWRTIISLISITARHPEASDAGFEALRFIMSEGAHLLLANYILCSDAARQFAESRVGEIDRSISAIDLMSNSVFCLARWSQEAKNSVGEDEAMKKLSQDIGEMWLRLVNNLKRVCLDQRDQVRNHAISMLQRSIAGAEGIMLPQPLWFQCFDAAIFPLLDELLAVSIENSRKTFKKTVEETLVLATKLMSKAFLQALQDISQQPSFCRLWLGVLDRMETYMSTKFRGKRSEKVHELIPELLKNTLLVMKTTGVLLPGDDIGSDSFWQLTWLHVKKISPSLQAEVFPREELDQFQRRNAKPEEAPLVPENQG; translated from the exons ATGAGGTATCAGAATCACCATCCTTCGGGAAGCAGCAACTCCTTCCATGGAGGAGAGTTCAACAAACCCTCCAAAGTTGCTGTGGCGTCTATGATCAACTCCGAGATCGGCGCGGTTTTGGCTGTGATGAGGAGGAACGTACGTTGGGGTGTTCGCTACATTGCAGACGATGATCAGTTGGAGCATTCTCTTATCCATTCTTTGAAAGAACTGCGTAAGCAGATATTCTCATGGCAGAGCAATTGGCAAAACGTTGACCCCAAGTCGTACATACAGCCGTTTCTGGATGTTATACTCTCTGATGAAACCGGGGCTCCCATCACCGGCGTTGCGTTGTCGTCTGTCTACAAGATCTTGACCCTTGATGTTTTCACGCTTGACACTGTGAATGTGGGAGAGGCGATGCATATCATAGTGGATGCTGTGAAAAGCTGCCGTTTTGAGGTGACTGATCCTGCCTCCGAGGAAGTGGTTTTGATGAAGATACTTCAGGTTCTTCTGGCTTGTATTAAGTGTAAGGCGGCTAGTGGGTTGAGTAATCAAGATATTTGCACCATCGTCAACACTTGTTTGCGTGTTGTTCATCAATCTAGCTCCAAAAGTGAGTTGTTGCAGCGTATTGCACGCCACACCATGCATGAGTTGGTGAGATGTATCTTCTCTCAGCTTCCTTATATCAGCCCGCTGGCTAATGAAAGCGAGTTACACGTCGGCGATAAG GTGGGAACAGTGGACTGGGATCAGAATCCTGTAGAAAACAAAGTGGGTAATGGAAGTATTGATGGCGTGTCTGATACTCTGGGCACTGACAGAGATTCACCAAGTTCTGAGATGGTTATTCCAGAAACAGTACTTAAAAATGATGAAAAGGGATCTGAGGTGAGTGATGACGTACATGTTGCTGCGAATGGTGAAGATGCAATGTTGGCGCCTTTTGGTATCCCATGCATGGTAGAGATTCTTCATTTCCTGTGTACTCTGTTGAATATTGGAGAAAACAGTGAAGTCAGTTCCAGATCTAACCCTATAGCTGTTGATGAAGACGTTCCTCTTTTCGCTCTGGGTTTAATTAATTCTGCTATAGAACTTGGGGGCTCTTCTTTCCGTGAGCACCCAAAGTTGTTGAGTTTAATTCAGGATGAGTTATTCTGTAACTTGATGCAGTTTGGTATGTCGATGAGCCCTCTGATTCTTTCTACAGTTTGCAGCATCGTTCTTAATATCTACCTGACTCTCCGTACCGAGCTTAAGGTACAGCTTGAAGCTTTCTTCTCATGTGTACTTCTGAGGATTGCACAGAGCAAGCATGGTTCTTCTTACCAGCAACAGGAGGTTGCTATGGAAGCTCTGGTTGATCTTTGCAGACAGCATACTTTCATGGCGGAAATGTTTGCGAATTTCGATTGTGATATAACATGCAGTAACGTGTTCGAAGATGTTTCAAATTTGCTGTCAAAGAGTGCATTCCCAGTTAACGGGCCTTTATCTGCTATGCACATTCTTGCATTGGATGGGTTAATCTCCATGGTTCAGGGAATGGCCGAAAGGGTTGGTGAGGAATTGCCGGGTTCAGATGTTTCGACACATGAAGAAGGATATGAAGCATTTTGGACACTGAGATGTGAGAACTACGGAGATCCTAATTTATGGGTTCCCTTTGTCCGAAAGTCAAAGCACATCAAGAAAAAGCTGATGGTTGGTGCTGATCATTTTAACAGTGATCCTAAAAAAGGTCTTCAGCAACTCCAAGCGATGCACTTGTTACCTGAAGAACTTGATCCAAAGAGTGTGGCATGTTTCTTCAGGTATACATGTGGGATAGATAAGAATCTTATAGGAGATTTCTTGGGAAATCATGACCAGTTCTGTGTTCAGGTGCTTCATGAGTTTGCCAAGACGTTTGACTTCCAGAATATGAATCTGGATAACGCCCTGCGTCTCTTTGTGGGGACATTTAGATTGCCTGGCGAGTCGCAGAAGATACAGAGGGTGCTTGAAGCGTTTTCTGAGAGATACTATGAGCAGTCACCACAGATATTGATTGATAAAGATGCTGCCCTCTTGTTATCTTATTCGATTATCTTGCTGAACACAGATCACCACAACACTCAGGTCAAGAAAAAGATGACCGAAGAAGATTTCATCCGCAACAACAGGTGCATAAATGGAGGCGCAGATCTTCCCAGAGAATACTTATCTGAGCTGTATCATTCAATCTGCGACAGTGAGATTCAGATGATCCCAGATCAAGGTACCGGTTTCCAAATGATGACCTCCAGTCGATGGATTAGTGTGATTTACAAGTCCAAAGAAACCAGTCCCTATATCATATGTGACAGCGCATCGTATCTGGACCGTGACATGTTTCATATCGTGTCCGGTCCAACTATCGCAGCTACATCAGTGGTTTTTGAGCAAGCAGAGCAAGAAGATGTTCTACAGAGATGTGTTGATGGGTTATTGGCCATTGCAAAACTTTCAGCGTATTACCATTTGAATAGTGTATTGGATGATCTGGTCGTGTCTCTCTGCAAATTCACACCGTTCTTCGCCTCATTATCTGTTGATGAAGCTGTTCTTGCTTTTGGAGAAGATGCCAGAGCAAGAATGTCTACTGAAGCTGTGTTCTTGATTGCAAATAAATACGGCGACTATATCACTTCGGGCTGGAAAAACATACTGGAATGTGTCTTGAGCCTCCACAAACTCCAGATTTTACCAGCTCATATAGCTAGTGATGCAGCGGATGACCCAGAGGAAGAAAGACCTTTAGCAAATCCCTTATCAGTAGTATCACAGGTACAACCCTCAGAGACCCCTCGCAAATCCTCTAGTTTTATTGGTCGGTTTAGCCAGCTTTTGTCCTTTGACATGGAGGAGACAAAGCCCTTACCAACCGAGGAAGAACTTGCAGCCTATAAACACGCTCGTGGTATAGTGAAAGATTGTCACATTGATAGCATATTCTCAGACAGCAAGTTTCTCCAAGCTGAGTCTCTGCAGCAGCTAGTAAACTCTCTGATAAAGGCAGCCGCTAAAGATGAAGCTAGTGCTGTCTTTTGCCTGGAGCTTCTGATTGCAGTAACTCTGAACAACCGAGACAGAATCCTACTGATCTGGCAAACTGTTTACGAGCACATCTCTGGTATTGTCCAATCAACGTCGACACCATGCCCGCTAGTTGAAAAGGCTGTGTTTGGTGTGTTGAAGATTTGTCAGAGATTATTGCCTTACAAGGAGAACCTAACAGATGAGCTTCTGAAATTACTCCAACTGGTTCTCAAACTTGATGCAAGAGTGGCTGATGCATACTGTGAGCCCATCACACAAGAAGTAGCCCGTCTCGTAAAAGCCAATGCATCTCACGTCAGATCTCATGTTGGTTGGCGAACAATCATATCTCTGATATCAATCACAGCTCGACATCCAGAAGCTTCTGATGCTGGATTCGAAGCTCTCCGGTTTATAATGTCAGAAGGAGCTCACTTGTTGCTAGCAAACTACATTCTCTGTTCGGATGCGGCTAGGCAGTTTGCTGAATCCCGTGTCGGGGAAATCGATCGGTCTATCTCAGCCATCGACTTGATGTCAAATTCTGTGTTCTGTCTTGCTAGGTGGTCTCAAGAGGCGAAAAACTCTGTCGGAGAAGATGAAGCTATGAAGAAACTAAGTCAAGATATCGGAGAGATGTGGCTCAGGCTTGTGAACAACCTCAAAAGGGTTTGTCTTGATCAACGCGACCAAGTGAGAAACCACGCCATCTCAATGCTACAGAGATCTATAGCTGGTGCGGAGGGGATCATGTTACCACAACCTCTATGGTTCCAGTGCTTCGACGCTGCAATCTTCCCGTTGCTAGACGAGTTGCTCGCTGTGTCAATCGAGAATTCAAGAAAGACATTCAAGAAAACAGTTGAAGAGACGCTTGTGCTGGCAACAAAGCTCATGTCAAAGGCCTTTCTTCAAGCTCTCCAGGACATCTCGCAGCAACCATCTTTCTGCAGACTCTGGCTTGGTGTCTTGGACCGTATGGAGACTTACATGTCGACCAAGTTCAGAGGGAAACGCAGCGAGAAAGTGCATGAACTCATACCGGAGCTGCTGAAGAACACGTTGCTGGTGATGAAGACGACGGGAGTTTTATTACCAGGTGATGATATCGGAAGTGATAGCTTCTGGCAACTGACTTGGCTTCATGTCAAGAAGATATCTCCTTCTTTGCAGGCTGAAGTTTTCCCTCGAGAGGAGCTTGATCAGTTTCAGAGACGAAACGCTAAGCCTGAGGAAGCACCGCTGGTACCGGAAAACCAAGGCTGA
- the LOC108851855 gene encoding vesicle transport v-SNARE 11: MSEVFNGYERQYCDLSANLSKKCSSAIALHGEQKKQKLSEIRSGLDNAEALIRKMDVEARSLPPSVKTTLLVKLREFKSDLNNFKSELKTITTSANLNAAAAARDDLLEAGLADTKTASADQRARLMMSTDRLGRTTDRIKDSRRMMIETEELGVSVLQDLHSQRQSLLRTGDTLSGVDDNVGKSKKILTGMTRRMNRNKWTIGAIITALVAAIFLILYFKLTK, encoded by the exons ATGAGCGAGGTGTTTAACGGTTACGAGCGTCAATACTGCGACCTCTCCGCCAATCTTTCCAAGAAATGCTCCTCTGCTATTGCCCTCCACggag AGCAAAAGAAGCAGAAGCTCTCTGAAATAAGGTCTGGCCTCGATAATGCTGAAGCTTTG ATTAGGAAAATGGATGTTGAGGCGAGGAGCCTCCCACCGAGCGTTAAGACCACCCTCCTTGTCAAATTAAGAGAGTTCAAGTCTGATCTCAACAACTTCAAAAGCGAACTCAAGACCATCACCACCTCTGCTAACTTGaacgctgctgctgctgctcgtGACGACTTGCTCGAAGCTGGCCTCGCTGACACTAAGACG GCTTCAGCTGATCAAAGAGCCAGATTGATGATGTCAACTGATCGATTGGGTCGTACCACTGACAGAATCAAGGACAGTCGAAGAATGATGATTGAGACTGAAGAGCTTGGCGTCTCTGTCCTCCAAGACTTGCACAGTCAGAGACAGTCTCTCCTTCGCACTGGCGACACG CTTAGTGGAGTAGACGATAATGTCGGAAAGAGCAAGAAAATCTTGACGGGCATGACGAGGAGGATGAACAGGAACAAATGGACCATTGGAGCCATTATCACCGCTTTGGTCGCCGCTATTTTCCTCATCTTGTACTTCAAACTCACCAAGTAA
- the LOC108851854 gene encoding uncharacterized protein LOC108851854, with product MAVSSAVLSCPTMQGIRRSMAAEMRTLRWGANCQLSTVKPSKYSSKFSTDVLLHESPQALFDEYLEDKPRVFKAIFPDKPKSYRLNEEEWRIHMSPKNFLFLTAWPVVDMRIRCKSNGQDYPPDVPLNITKVLELNMMKWELQGLGQVMEQSDFVLGVKGALYPDRGGSHTRLKGRLEMNISFVLPSVLGFVPEDVKKSVANAILTGLVDSMKHKVIESLLADYNRFKNERKTHN from the exons ATGGCTGTAAGCTCAGCAGTTTTGTCGTGTCCGACAATGCAGGGAATACGCAGGTCAATGGCGGCGGAGATGAGAACATTACGGTGGGGAGCCAACTGCCAGTTGTCAACTGTAAAACCCTCCAAGTATTCATCTAAATTCTCTACCGACGTTCTCTTGCACGAGTCTCCTCAG GCGTTGTTCGATGAGTATTTGGAGGATAAACCGAGGGTTTTCAAAGCAATTTTTCCTGATAAACCGAAAAGTTATAGGCTTAACGAG GAAGAATGGAGAATCCACATGTCACCTAAAAATTTCCTCTTCCTCACTGCATGGCCAGTGGTGGACATGCGGATTAGATGCAAATCCAACGGTCAAGATTATCCACCGGATGTACCTCTAAACATAACCAAAGTTCTTGAGCTTAACATG ATGAAATGGGAGCTTCAAGGGCTTGGCCAGGTCATGGAACAGTCTGACTTCGTTCTTGGAGTCAAAGGAGCATTGTACCCAGACCGAGGCGGAAGCCACACAAGGCTCAAAGGTCGATTAGAGATGAACATAAGCTTCGTCCTTCCTTCGGTTCTTGGGTTTGTGCCCGAAGATGTTAAGAAAAGCGTAGCCAATGCG ATTTTGACTGGTTTGGTGGATAGCATGAAGCATAAGGTTATTGAGAGCTTGCTCGCTGATTATAACAGGTTCAAGAATGAAAGAAAAACACACAACTAG
- the LOC108853857 gene encoding uncharacterized protein LOC108853857 gives MSLSSTVLSCPKMLGRRRSVALEMRTIRWGVKCQLSPVKPSKYSSKITTDVQLHESPLALFDEYLEDKSRVFKAMFPDKPKSYRLNEEEWRIQMLPIKFLFLTAWPVVDMRIRCRSNGQGYPPDVPLEITKVLELNMMKWELQGLDRVMEPSDFTLGVQGALYPDRGGSHTRLKGRLEMNVSFVLPSVLMLVPEDVRRNVANAVLNGLVDNMKHQVIESLLADYNRFKNERRTHK, from the exons ATGTCTTTAAGCTCAACGGTTTTGTCGTGTCCGAAGATGCTCGGAAGACGCCGGTCGGTGGCGTTGGAGATGAGAACAATACGGTGGGGCGTGAAGTGCCAGTTGTCACCCGTAAAACCCTCCAAATATTCATCTAAAATCACTACCGATGTTCAACTGCACGAGTCTCCCCTG GCGTTGTTCGATGAGTATTTGGAGGATAAGTCTAGGGTTTTCAAAGCGATGTTTCCTGATAAACCCAAAAGCTATAGGCTTAACGAG GAAGAGTGGAGGATCCAAATGTTGCCAATAAAATTTCTCTTCCTCACTGCGTGGCCTGTCGTGGACATGCGGATTCGATGCAGATCCAACGGTCAGGGTTACCCGCCCGATGTACCTCTAGAGATAACGAAGGTCCTTGAGCTTAACATG ATGAAATGGGAGCTTCAAGGGCTTGACCGGGTCATGGAACCGTCTGATTTCACTCTTGGAGTTCAAGGGGCATTGTACCCAGACAGAGGCGGAAGTCACACAAGGCTCAAAGGTCGATTAGAGATGAACGTAAGCTTCGTGCTTCCTTCCGTTCTCATGCTTGTACCGGAGGATGTCAGGAGAAACGTTGCTAATGCG GTTTTAAATGGTTTGGTGGATAATATGAAGCATCAAGTTATTGAGAGTTTGCTCGCTGATTATAACAGGTTTAAGAACGAAAGAAGAACACAcaagtaa
- the LOC108849827 gene encoding uncharacterized protein LOC108849827, giving the protein MAVLSSATFGTYRPMKTELRPITRWRVKCQVSSIKPATYSSRLSTDIPLHEAPQALFDDYLENTSRVFEAMFPDKPRSHKLNEEEWRIQMLPINFLFLTVWPVVDMRLSCKSNGQDYPADVPLDITKVVELNMTRWQLKGLDRVMEPSDFSLGVKGALYPDRRGKHTRLRGQLEMNISFVLPPVLELVPEDVRRNVANAVLTGLVDNMKHKVNGSLLADYGRFKNERRLHKLSTKAEF; this is encoded by the exons ATGGCGGTTTTATCTTCGGCCACGTTCGGAACCTACCGGCCGATGAAGACGGAGCTTAGACCAATTACACGGTGGAGAGTGAAGTGTCAGGTGTCATCCATAAAACCCGCCACGTATTCGTCAAGACTCTCCACAGATATTCCTCTCCACGAGGCTCCTCAg GCGTTGTTCGATGACTATTTGGAGAATACATCGAGAGTGTTCGAAGCAATGTTCCCTGATAAACCCAGAAGCCATAAACTCAACGAG GAAGAGTGGAGGATACAGATGTTACCAATTAACTTCCTCTTCCTCACTGTGTGGCCTGTGGTGGATATGCGTTTGAGTTGCAAATCCAACGGTCAGGATTACCCCGCAGACGTACCTTTAGACATAACCAAAGTTGTTGAGCTCAACATG ACGAGATGGCAGCTTAAAGGGCTTGACCGAGTGATGGAACCGTCCGACTTTAGTTTGGGAGTCAAAGGAGCATTGTACCCAGACCGGAGAGGAAAGCACACAAGGCTCAGAGGTCAGCTAGAGATGAACATAAGCTTTGTTCTTCCTCCGGTTCTTGAATTGGTACCTGAAGACGTTAGGAGAAACGTGGCCAATGCG GTTTTGACCGGTTTAGTGGATAATATGAAGCATAAGGTTAATGGCAGTTTGCTCGCTGATTATGGCAGGTTCAAGAATGAGAGAAGACTACACAAGTTATCTACTAAAGCCGAGTTTTAA
- the LOC108854932 gene encoding uncharacterized protein At5g39570, whose protein sequence is MPYYTRDEDEVDDFDEFDPTPYSGGYDITVIYGRPIPPSDDTCYPLSSAADGDFEYERPEFTSYHDPSAYAEEALQTEYSSYSRPKPRPGFRPGSAGGGHVQGERPDPGYGSGYGGQTEAEYGRRPESGYGGATETEYGRRPEQSYGSGGYGGRSEVESGGYGGRTEVEYGRRPESGYGGRSEVESGGYGGRSESESGGYGGRTEVEYGRRPESGYGGRSETETEYERKPSYGRSEEEEEGGYRKPSYGRSEDQVDSYIKPSSYGRSEEEEEGGYRKPSYGRSEEQEEGSYRKPSYGRRNDDDDDDGERRNRSGDDEEGSYGRKKYGGNNSDDDDEEKKQHRYQHHHHQRRRDEDDD, encoded by the exons ATGCCGTACTACACCAGAGACGAGGATGAAGTCGACGATTTCGACGAGTTCGATCCGACGCCGTACAGCGGCGGTTACGACATCACAGTGATCTACGGCCGTCCGATCCCTCCAAGCGACGACACTTGCTACCCTCTCTCCTCCGCAGCCGACGGGGATTTCGAGTACGAGAGACCTGAATTCACCTCGTACCACGATCCTTCCGCCTACGCCGAAGAGGCTCTCCAGACCGAGTACAGCAGCTACTCCCGCCCCAAGCCCCGCCCCGGATTTCGCCCCGGTTCAGCCGGAGGCGGCCACGTCCAGGGCGAAAGGCCCGATCCCGGTTACGGATCCGGTTACGGTGGTCAGACGGAGGCTGAGTACGGCAGGAGACCTGAATCGGGGTACGGCGGAGCGACGGAGACGGAGTATGGCCGGAGACCTGAGCAGAGTTACGGATCTGGTGGCTATGGAGGTAGATCGGAGGTTGAATCTGGTGGTTACGGTGGAAGAACGGAGGTTGAGTATGGCCGGAGACCTGAATCTGGATACGGTGGGAGATCGGAGGTCGAATCTGGCGGTTACGGTGGCAGATCGGAGTCTGAGTCTGGTGGTTACGGTGGAAGAACGGAGGTTGAGTATGGCAGGAGGCCTGAATCCGGATATGGTGGGAGATCGGAGACGGAGACCGAGTATGAGCGTAAGCCTAGCTATGGGAGGTctgaggaggaagaggaaggaggTTACAGGAAGCCTAGCTATGGGAGATCTGAGGATCAGGTTGACAGCTACATAAAGCCTAGCAGCTATGGAAGAtctgaggaagaggaagagggagGCTATAGGAAGCCTAGCTATGGAAGATCTGAGGAACAGGAGGAAGGGAGTTACAGGAAGCCTAGCTATGGCCGTcgcaatgatgatgatgatgatgatggggaGCGTAGGAACCGTTCTGGTGATGATGAGGAAGGGAGCTATGGCCGCAAGAAATAT GGTGGAAATAactctgatgatgatgatgaggagaaGAAACAGCATCGTTACCAGCATCACCACCACCAGAGGCGTCGTGATGAAGACGATGACTAA
- the LOC108854933 gene encoding uncharacterized protein LOC108854933, protein MSSATATVLDESSIPNPRSTWRMDGQLRYDIAMNTIIIILITDAILHMTLRAHKIPVDDIVMGLLLTFAFWYAVVTMINYMYWVVASEDEEYLRALYTNGRLGHTLGFCTFLCLLYSISHLAMYVALLCLLWFVPAMFAPCCPCLWRGEPAWWNFVKKPQPTVDIV, encoded by the exons ATGTCAAGCGCTACAGCTACAGTCCTCGATGAATCTAGCATTCCTAACCCCAGGAGTACATGGAG GATGGACGGGCAGTTACGATACGACATTGCGATGAACACCATCATTATAATCCTCATTACTGATGCGATCTTACATATGACTCTGAGAGCCCACAAGATTCCCGTTGATGACATCGTTATGGGACTTTTATTGACGTTTGCTTTTTGGTACGCGGTTGTCACCATGATTAATTACATGTATTGGGTTGTAGCAAGCGAGGATGAAGAGTATTTACGTGCACTTTACACCAATGGACGCCTCGGTCACACGTTAGGCTTTTGTACATTCCTCTGCCTCCTTTATTCTATTTCTCACTTGGCTATGTACGTTGCTCTACTTTGTTTACTATGGTTCGTACCAGCCATGTTTGCACCGTGTTGTCCCTGTCTATGGAGAGGAGAGCCAGCTTGGTGGAACTTTGTGAAGAAACCACAACCCACAGTAGATATTGTTTAA